One genomic region from Delphinus delphis chromosome 14, mDelDel1.2, whole genome shotgun sequence encodes:
- the KHDC3L gene encoding KH domain-containing protein 3 yields the protein MAAPKRFPTLVQLEQREGTLFEVLGNLTKRPYWFHSEYLKSPRAIHLEAWLVEAIFGLGGEHIPHVECVSQTLLHVNQWDPDGEAEILIFGRPYYQKDVYTMIMNLADYHRQLRAQSTGPGTMKGSEKPPAREAATQRSPSAVRQAATHLCPGEAREGGTQRSPGAVRQAATQRSPCAVRQTATQRSPGAVRQAATQRSPGAVRQAATQRSPGAAREAATQRSPGAAREAATQRSPGAAREAATQRSPGAAREAATQRSPGAAREAATQRSPGAAREAATQRSPGAAREAATQRSPGAAREAATQRSPGAAREAATQRSPGAAREAATQRSPGAAREAATQRSPGAAREAATQRSPGAAREAATQRSPGAAREAATQRSPGAAREAATQRSPGAAREAATQRSPGAAREAATQSFPEAIQGPVTRF from the exons ATGGCCGCCCCCAAGCGGTTTCCGACGCTCGTTCAGCTGGAACAGCGAGAAGGGACGCTCTTCGAGGTGCTCGGTAACCTCACCAAGCGGCCCTACTGGTTTCACTCCGAGTACCTGAAGAGTCCGAGGGCAATTCACCTGGAGGCCTGGCTGGTGGAAGCAATCTTCG GCCTGGGCGGAGAGCACATCCCGCATGTCGAGTGTGTGTCGCAGACCCTGCTTCACGTTAATCAGTGGGACCCGGACGGCGAGGCTGAGATCTTGATATTTGGACGGCCTTATTACCAGAAGGATGTATACACGATGATCATGAACTTGGCTGACTATCACCGCCAACTCCGGGCGCAAAGTACGGGGCCGGGAACAATGAAAG GCTCTGAGAAGCCTCCTGCCCGGGAGGCGGCCACCCAGCGGTCCCCCAGTGCAGTCCGACAGGCGGCGACCCATCTGTGCCCCGGCGAAGCCCGGGAGGGCGGGACTCAGCGGTCCCCCGGCGCGGTCCGGCAGGCGGCCACCCAGCGGTCCCCCTGCGCGGTCCGGCAGACGGCCACCCAGCGGTCCCCCGGCGCGGTCCGGCAGGCGGCCACCCAGCGGTCCCCCGGCGCGGTCCGGCAGGCGGCCACCCAGCGGTCCCCCGGCGCGGCCCGGGAGGCGGCCACCCAGCGGTCCCCCGGCGCGGCCCGGGAGGCGGCCACCCAGCGGTCCCCCGGCGCGGCCCGGGAGGCGGCCACCCAGCGGTCCCCCGGCGCGGCCCGGGAGGCGGCCACCCAGCGGTCCCCCGGCGCGGCCCGGGAGGCGGCCACCCAGCGGTCCCCCGGCGCGGCCCGGGAGGCGGCCACCCAGCGGTCCCCCGGCGCGGCCCGGGAGGCGGCCACCCAGCGGTCCCCCGGCGCGGCCCGGGAGGCGGCCACCCAGCGGTCCCCCGGCGCTGCCCGGGAGGCGGCCACCCAGCGGTCCCCCGGCGCTGCCCGGGAGGCGGCCACCCAGCGGTCCCCCGGCGCGGCCCGGGAGGCGGCCACCCAGCGGTCCCCCGGCGCGGCCCGGGAGGCGGCCACCCAGCGGTCCCCCGGCGCGGCCCGGGAGGCGGCCACCCAGCGGTCCCCCGGCGCTGCCCGGGAGGCGGCCACCCAGCGGTCCCCCGGAGCAGCCCGGGAGGCGGCCACCCAGCGGTCCCCCGGAGCAGCCCGGGAGGCGGCCACCCAGCGGTCCCCCGGCGCAGCCCGGGAGGCGGCCACCCAGAGCTTCCCCGAAGCTATCCAGGGTCCGGTTACCAGGTTCTGA
- the DPPA5 gene encoding developmental pluripotency-associated 5 protein, with protein sequence MGKLPERNDIPPWVGTPEVLTEPRVFQVQTGLLEAVFGPDGSRIPFVEEASKVMLQMKGLEASDLAEVMVSGSYLFKFQTKWMLQPVA encoded by the exons ATGGGGAAGCTGCCCGAGCGGAACGACATCCCACCTTGGGTGGGGACTCCCGAAGTCTTGACGGAGCCCAGGGTGTTCCAGGTCCAGACGGGGCTGCTGGAAGCCGTGTTCG GCCCCGACGGATCTCGAATCCCATTCGTCGAGGAGGCGAGCAAAGTCATGCTCCAGATGAAGGGTCTGGAAGCTTCGGACCTCGCCGAAGTCATGGTTTCCGGCTCTTACTTGTTCAAGTTTCAGACCAAGTGGATGCTCCAGCCCGTGGCCTAG